cacgaaaggtcgtgtctcaaagcagacgatttgtctgcatagcgctcgctttctttgaagccagccgccgccgacaagttcgatcgtgtgactcgcagccgtttcagtgttgcgttttagaatcagaggtacacaatgacgtgctattgcagatacagccagtagcattgaaatcacaaacagacgactaaattgtgaaaaaaaaggaaagtggatcacacgggttcacgatggctcaggggttggATAAACCATgcaatctggtgtgtggtttacgcgatctaaatagcaattcaaacgaactgttttattatgagttatttctaatatgctgactgttagcaaatgataacaggcatgtcgagaaaaaagatatcaagcatgagccttttaggcgaatgctgatattgtttgtgagacatgtctgttatcatttgctaacagtcagcatattagaaataacggttttattaccgtttaattcgacgaAAATAAATTTCGAAGCGCGGCGACCCCGcaaattagacagaacagccgcaatgggaactggagcgctcctacctgattatgcctgtcagtcaaagaattctcgtgacctgggtcagccaatcagagtaatactcctgacgtgatgaatattcacagatcaaatgcgtttgacacacaacaatctcacaagataaaccatgttcaacatgcgtttcggttgcttcgctttttcttgttgaatagagagcgacagatttagaaccgactcaagacggatgggaaatgacgtaaagatacatttgacgtaacgcgagtgacgcaatttcacttgattttccgaacttaggtaatttagatttcaagtgaacgggtcggcatttcacactcagaggatgggcggtaccttgttgttccgtaaagcacccaccgacaaaactcgcttatcggtattttttttagataaagagagtattatctgacagcatttgaagtgtcattctgtagaataaatcaTGCTGatattgttttacatttttactttgttttgtcaatttttagcttgatatatacaaaaagggtccctgcctgaatgttataacatttaacaggtcacctagaatccgtcctgattggtcaaaaacccgtatggggcactgaattggtaataattaATGCTATTACACGCTATTGCAAGTATGGttgataaggttagaactgcgtttttcattagaagatttaaatcgttttgtaaaccatttgagacatactggggctttaagtTTCAAGTGCAATAAACCACTTCGAATGCATTGTTTCAAACAACGGTGTTTCCAGGAGCCTCGTCCATATCTGCCGAACTGCAAGAATCCATGTTGGTACGAGACCCCACGGGCAAAGAAAGGCCTGAGGTGTGTGCCATACGTTTACCTGGCTGGCGTTGCCAAGTGTGGCACTTCCGACATTGCCAGGTATGATGATTGGTTGTGGTCATTATGCGGTGTTTtagtgttcttgttgttgttgtggtggtggtggtggtggtggaggtggtggtgatgttattgtgtgtttttgtgttttttgttgttgttgttgttgttgttgttgttgttgtttctgttgttctTGCGGTGTTGGTTGTTGTGGAGAAAGTAAGGTTAAATGTGAGAATAGTACAATGGTACacgcacacgcagacacacacgcgcacaaatCACGAACatccaaagagagagagagagagagagagagagagagagagagagagagagagagagagaaagagagagagagaaagagagagagagagagagagagagagagagagagagagagagagagagagagagagagagagagagaaacagacagacatatttagacagagagaaaggttACATCTCTTAAAGCAGACTAATTGCACGTCTGAACGTTATTCTTTACAGACGCTTACGGATGCATCCTGAAGTGTTCTATGGAACACAGAAAGAGTACCACTGGTGGGAGCGGTTCCGTTTTGGGTCTTTTGACGAGGAGGAACCGGAGAAAACGGTCAATGTTCACGGTAATGGGCAggatatacctgcgcagtttcagcggcacagacgacgcactgcctattatttatgctgcTTTGAGGATTATGACGagaacttggcctgttttcctttcacgcaacgtgtagcgggctggtataatctgcagtgcgtcgtcggtccggctgaagttacataggtgagcggagcccctaatgAGTCCACATTTTTTGCTCATCTGTGTACTTTGAAAACCCAAAGgtctggtttttacatttagtcaagttttgactaaatgttttaacatagagggagaatcgagacgagggtcgtggtgtatgtgtgtgcgtgtgtgtgtgtgtgtgtgtgtgtgtgtgtgtgtgtgtgtgtgtgtgtgtgtgtgtctgtctgtctgtctgtctgtgcgtgtgtgtgtagagagattcagactaaactactggaccgatctttatgaaatttgacatgagagttcctgggtatgatatccccgaagttttttccatttttttaataaatgtctttgatgacgtcatatccggctttttgtaaaagttgaggcagcactgtcacaccctcattttttaatcaagttgattgaaattttggccaagcaatcttcgacgaaggccggacttcggtattgcatttcagcttggtggcttcaaaactaatgaatgagtttggtcattaaaaatcggaaacttgtaattaaaattatattttttatcaaacgatccaaaaataatttcatcttattcttcataattttctgattccaaaaacatatacatatgttatatttggattacaaacaagctctgaaaattaaaaataagaaaatcatgattaaaattaattttccgaaatcgatttaaaaacaatttcatcatatttcttgtcggtccctgattccaaaaacatatagatatgatatgtttgaattaaaaacaaactcagtatgctaaaaagaatagacatacaaaAAAGCGTGTTATCTTGCTCAGCGCGACTACTactgcactattctgcatggcttgtcgatttcactgcctttgccacgagcggtgaactgacgaaactacgagtatgtggtcttgctgaaaaaagcagtgcgttcagtttcattctgtgagttcgacagcttgactaaatgttgttatttcgccttacgcgacttgttgtttgttttgtagttgtgtgtgtgtgagtgtgtgtgtgtgtgtgtgtgtgtgtgtgtgtgtgtgtgtgtgtgtgtgtgtgtgtggttgtgtgtgtttgtgtgtgtttgtgtgtgcgtgcgtgtgtgtgtgtgtgtgcgtctgtgtgtgtgtacgtgcgtgcgtgcgtgcgtgcgtgcgtgtgtgtgtgtgtgtgtgtgtgtgcgtgtgcgtgcgtgcgtgcgcgcgtacgTCCGTGCGCGCGTGctaatgtgtgcgtgtgtgtgtgtgtgtgcatatgtggcTTGCTGGTAGTCTAGTTGATTGTCTCACTTCATGTTTATGCACATCATTGACAGTATCTATCAAATAGTTACCATCAAAGGCGTCAATTTCGATGATTTGATTCAGCATGAAATAGGTCTGTACTGTACAATGAGTGTTGGTCGCAGCGGGCAAATCGTTCCGAGAATACCTCAACCAAATTACGGGACGAGATATCTTGAACCTTCAGGACGAGCTAGAAGTACAAGGGTCGTCGAGGAGGATTTTTGGTAAGTCTTGGTAGCAAAatacaaatcaaatcaaatgaaagTTAGCATACTGAACGTCTCACGAAACTCTTAAACTTTAAAATGTAAACATTTTTAACAACAAACAtttcacatacacacgtacactcatccccccccccccgacacacacacacacacaaacgcacgcaagcaaaaacacttacacacacacacacacatgcgcgcgcgcgcacgcacgcacgcatccacgcacgcacgcacgcacgccaaaCATACAAACAACGTGTAATATTTGTCAGCAATGAAAATAAGGTATAATATTGGTTCAATCATGCAAATAACGTACACTATTCTTCTCGTCACAGGCGACTATTCCCCGTCCTATTTCTGGGATCCACAGAACTGGTATGCACTGGATGGAAACCAGGGCTGCCCAGAACCTCGCGTCATCGTAGCCCAACACTTGCGTCATGTCTACCCTGACGCTAAGATCATGATGACGTTTCGGCATCCTACGCCAAGGtatggaggggagagagaggtgaaggggggtggggggtggggtggtgtggAGAAAGGAAAGAGAAAGGGGGCGACTGAGAGAaaaaggcggggggggggggggagggtgcaagtgtgtgtgtgtgtgtgtgtgtgtgtaaatgcgtgagtgtgtgtgtgagtgtgtgtgcgtgtgtgtgtgtgtgtgtgtgtgtgtgtgtaaatgcgtgagtgtgtgtgtgagtgtgtgtgtgtgtgtgtgtgtgtgtacgcgcgcgcctctgtgagtgtgtttgttcgtgtgtatgggtgtgtgtgtttgcgtgtgtgtgtgtgtgtgtgtgtgtgtgtgtgtgtgtgtgtgtgtttcggacACTCCctttgctagtgattggcctctccaatgtttggcagaggtttaCCAATAAAAGGTTTAGCAATTTAAACAATCATACAAACCCGATGGAGTTAGTTTCGGAGTTCGTCCATTTTTGCAGACTGTATTCTCGCTTCATGTCACGGATACACCGGACTCCTTTCCTCAAGAGAGCAACGACGGCAGATTTTCATCGCTACGTGGTGGACGGAGTGAAAACCTACATGAAATGCTTCGACAAATACTCTGTTCGGCGTTGCGCGTACAACCTTACCGTCTACAAAGAGTCTGTCgtacgtgttttttgtttgcttagtttgttcatgttgttgtgtttatttgtttgtgtgtgtgtgtggttgtactTGCTTGTGTATAGCTGACTGTGTTCaacctttttacattttaaaCGTTTTATCATAGacgggtaatcgagacgagggtggtggtgtatatgtgtgtgtgtgtgtgtgtgtgtgtgtgtgtgtgtgtgtgtgtgtgtgtagagcgattaagagaaaactactggactgatcttcataaaatttcacATGTTAGTttgtgggtatgatatcccgggactttttttcattttgtcgataaatgtctttgatgacgtcatatccggctttttttgtgaaagttgaggcagcactgtcacgccctcatttttcaatcaaattggttgaaattttggtcaagtaatcttcgacgaagcccggactttggtattgcaatttggcttggaggcttaaaaactagttaattagtttgctaattaaagttgtcattaaaatcaactTTTCACTAGCATATtgaaaaatgattgcatcgtattcctcaatatctcctgaattcaaaacatatgtcatgtttactctaaaactgtgctcagaattacagaaaataggttaagtcgGCCTAAGTACTGCGTTTGaacgctacgcggagacgagcgagACCCGTCTTTGTATTTGGCTGttgttagtcgagactatcttagtctcggcgatgagtgtttgttggtgttaatctgttacttgacaaaatgtttttatatcgcttcacgagacttttctttttttttttaccggttTTTCGATTAGTTACAGGCGCGAAATATTCCcaacaaaaaagatttttcGTGCAAAGTGCGGAGTAATCGCATGCTCCTCTATCATATAGGCCCtatgctgttcatttttggttgACCTTTTTCCCATGTTTTGTTATTAAATCCTGTTCATATAGGACTCGGGCCTTTTATCTGGATGTTGGACTGCTTAGGTGGCTGTTTAAGCGAGGTTCGACTGTACTACGAAATATATAAGTATTTCGTCAAACCGACAGAAATACTTGATTTGATGCAGTAGCCTACGCATAGGCTTTGAAAAATCCAAGAGACATGAATTAATGCACTCTCTTCCAATAACGTCGTATTTTGCAGGTTCGGCTCGTGGAGGGTATGTACCCGGTGTTCATGGCTGACTGGTTACGGGTGTGGCCCAGGGAACAGATGTTGCTCATGAGGTACGAGGATTACGGGGGCCATGAAGCAGAACGGCTGACAGAGATCTTCGATTTCCTTAACCTATGTaagttctttctctctgtctctccgtctctatctggctctctctgtctctctgtctgtccctctgtttctctcttactctctctcctactctctctctctgtctctcttactctctctctctctctctctctctctctcgctctctcttactctctctctctctctctctctctctctctctcttttactctccctcttactctttctgcctcaccctctctctctctctctctctctctctctctctctctctctctctctctctctctctctctctctctctctctctctctctctctctctctctctctctctctgttcgacTATGTTAACGTCATAGGTGTTTCGCCTTTAGTTTGTATTGATAGTATCggtctgcgtgtgagtgtgtccgtcccaaggacagattgtaagaaaagaccCAGCCTTAagtctaaatccttgtaaaataca
This region of Littorina saxatilis isolate snail1 linkage group LG8, US_GU_Lsax_2.0, whole genome shotgun sequence genomic DNA includes:
- the LOC138973240 gene encoding carbohydrate sulfotransferase 15-like isoform X1; translation: MKQKRFLVCVVVLVTGGLLVMSNLQYFKASNATRESVPSNEARDSRQTRKETQLRERVPEEYLTPTVQTLKERTPPIHQERTQNANRDDNKDQAKVTVSKTPAELPVYDVEEKKLKPNPMEKYKGPKKSDTPEKSPSLYPLWWRESWSRSAVSGSLQDFVGDEPLFPACNTNPDKRSTYPFVEPRPYLPNCKNPCWYETPRAKKGLRCVPYVYLAGVAKCGTSDIARRLRMHPEVFYGTQKEYHWWERFRFGSFDEEEPEKTVNVHAGKSFREYLNQITGRDILNLQDELEVQGSSRRIFGDYSPSYFWDPQNWYALDGNQGCPEPRVIVAQHLRHVYPDAKIMMTFRHPTPRLYSRFMSRIHRTPFLKRATTADFHRYVVDGVKTYMKCFDKYSVRRCAYNLTVYKESVVRLVEGMYPVFMADWLRVWPREQMLLMRYEDYGGHEAERLTEIFDFLNLSPLNKTQMDYVMQIGVVNSGSEEYQKYGGMLPETKKVLDDFYQPFVQQFYDLLNDKRFMWQDVYQ
- the LOC138973240 gene encoding carbohydrate sulfotransferase 15-like isoform X2; this encodes MKQKRFLVCVVVLVTGGLLVMSNLQYFKASNATRESVPSNEARKERTPPIHQERTQNANRDDNKDQAKVTVSKTPAELPVYDVEEKKLKPNPMEKYKGPKKSDTPEKSPSLYPLWWRESWSRSAVSGSLQDFVGDEPLFPACNTNPDKRSTYPFVEPRPYLPNCKNPCWYETPRAKKGLRCVPYVYLAGVAKCGTSDIARRLRMHPEVFYGTQKEYHWWERFRFGSFDEEEPEKTVNVHAGKSFREYLNQITGRDILNLQDELEVQGSSRRIFGDYSPSYFWDPQNWYALDGNQGCPEPRVIVAQHLRHVYPDAKIMMTFRHPTPRLYSRFMSRIHRTPFLKRATTADFHRYVVDGVKTYMKCFDKYSVRRCAYNLTVYKESVVRLVEGMYPVFMADWLRVWPREQMLLMRYEDYGGHEAERLTEIFDFLNLSPLNKTQMDYVMQIGVVNSGSEEYQKYGGMLPETKKVLDDFYQPFVQQFYDLLNDKRFMWQDVYQ